In the Telopea speciosissima isolate NSW1024214 ecotype Mountain lineage chromosome 2, Tspe_v1, whole genome shotgun sequence genome, one interval contains:
- the LOC122650627 gene encoding uncharacterized protein LOC122650627 — MTKVEQALNDKVLELQNHIEEVIRGKNQAPIYNFHFTTDLAFTDEVWFEPLPKGFKMPAIEQYVGTTDPEDHLETFKSLLFFQSASDAIMCRAFPSTLKGSAQQWFSRLPPRSLATFTDLGKTFLAHCISSRVHKKTAANLLAIKQRPDESIRGLLTRFNREALEVRNLDPVVKFQALRSGIRDVKLKKSLIMDEPGDMYELFSKCEKYINLAEVLAAEKRAQEKEEAPREADAKRSRDDKDVRRKPGEGKAWVPKATDRESEPPYTALTQTQAHILNEIKDQVTLWWPAKMVKPSHERNKNKYYRFHQDHGHDTEECRQLKDKVEALIQRGRLGRFAKKEGNKRRPDYRAREPEEKQRSPL, encoded by the coding sequence ATGACAAAGGTTGAGCAAGCTCTGAATGACAAAGTCTTGGAACTCCAAAAccatattgaagaagttataaGGGGAAAGAACCAAGCCCCGATCTATAACTTTCACTTTACCACAGATTTAGCATTCACAGATGAAGTGTGGTTCGAACCCCTCCCAAAAGGGTTCAAGATGCCAGCCATAGAGCAATATGTCGGCACCACAGACCCAGAAGATCACTTGGAAACCTTCAAGTCCCTCCTGTTCTTTCAAAGCGCTTCAGACGCTATAATGTGCAGAGCTTTCCCCTCCACCCTAAAGGGGTCGGCGCAACAATGGTTCTCCCGGCTCCCTCCACGGTCTCTCGCTACTTTCACCGACCTGGGGAAAACCTTCTTGGCTCACTGTATTAGTAGCAGAGTTCACAAGAAGACAGCCGCCAATCTTCTAGCCATAAAGCAGCGCCCTGATGAATCCATTAGGGGTTTGCTTACCAGATTCAACAGAGAAGCCTTGGAGGTACGCAACTTGGACCCAGTAGTGAAATTCCAGGCGTTGCGTAGCGGAATTCGGGATGTCAAATTGAAAAAGTCCTTAATTATGGACGAACCAGGAGACATGTATGAGCTGTTCTCCAAATGCGAAAAGTATATCAACTTGGCTGAAGTTCTTGCAGCCGAGAAGAGAGCCCAGGAAAAGGAGGAGGCCCCCCGAGAAGCTGACGCAAAGCGCAGTAGAGATGACAAAGATGTCAGAAGAAAGCCAGGTGAAGGGAAAGCTTGGGTCCCTAAGGCTACCGATCGGGAATCCGAACCGCCTTATACGGCTCTGACTCAAACCCAAGCGCACATATTGAATGAAATCAAAGACCAGGTGACCCTATGGTGGCCAGCCAAGATGGTAAAGCCATCGCATGAGCGTAACAAGAATAAGTACTATCGCTTTCATCAAGACCACGGTCACGATACCGAAGAGTGCAGACAGCTGAAAGACAAGGTTGAGGCTCTCATCCAAAGAGGACGCCTAGGTCGATTCGccaagaaagaaggaaacaagcGCAGGCCAGATTATCGTGCTCGGGAgccagaagaaaaacaaaggtcACCCCTATGA